AGTAGCGCCTTAGCTCTTGTAGTATGACCATCATCACAGGAATTTGCTATGGAATGTCTTCTACAAGTTTGACTATCTATAGAAATCTATCAGAAAAGGGAGAGGGTTGGTTGTTCCGTTCAGTGTTCACCTCCAAAGCTATGTGATTGccaaagcagttttgtttgctGCTCACTCCTTGCCCCTTTGTAACTTCTCACAGAACAAAGTCGCCGTGATGACCTGGAGAGCCTGGGTTATGTGCTCATGTATTTCAACCTGGGCTcgctgccctggcagggcctcAAGGCTGCCACCAAGCGCCAAAAGTATGAGAGGATCAGCGAGAAAAAGATGTCAACGCCCATCGAGGTGCTCTGCAAAGGGTACCCTTGTAAGTGCTCTCATCTTGATGGCTGTCTTGTCTGCTGCTTAGCTTGTTCACCTGCTGAAACCCCCTGGAATCCCAAATAATCCTAAAGGGCAGTGCCCAATATCCCAGACCAGGATGTGCTGCTGACACAGGCGATGAGAAGGATAACAGAGTGGTCGTGGTACAGTTCGGGTTCAGAAGTGGGAAGTGTGTTTTTGTGGACAGTCAAACCTTACATTAGTAACAGTATGCGAGTGCTGAGAGGGGGGGATCTTCAGGACCTGGTGAGCATTTTAAAGGGGGGTGGGCACTGAGCTAAAAAGGTATGCTGCTGCTGATGAATTTTTACTGTTTAATGAGGAGTCCCAGGAATAACTAGACCATAAAGTGGCAAATGCAGTTCTTTGTAGGTAAACATGGAGTAATGTATGTGAGAACAGAGAGAAGTCTTTGTCCTCAGGTCACGTGCACAATAGTAGGCTCTGGCTGACCAGTGCCACTCACCAAGGAGCTGTTGCAATTACAATCAACGGTTCTGTGAAAACATCAGGTTTGTGCTCGGTGGCTGCTGAGGAAAGGGAGTGCTAGGAATTACTAGGAAAGGATCCCAAACAGTGTGTATAAACCCATGGCCCACTTGCACCTTGCATGCACTGTGTAGGTCTGTTCCATCCCACTGGTTCACAAAGGATGTGGTATAATGAAAGGGCCAAAAGCGTGACCCGAGGTGAGTTGATTTCTGCCCAAGTAATGAGTCTGCTGGAAAAAGAGGTGGATAGAGAGATGATAGAAGTCTGCTCTCTGGCTATGCCTACAGAAGTTTGGATGGGAGCTGATTATTTTGATCAGTTTTTGTATTAGAGGAGATTTCTGCcagctttaaaacaaaaggatgTGGTTCTTCACACAGCCAGTGTGGAGACCTGTGGAACTCCTTCCCAGAAGATGTTGTGGATACTTAAATCTTACAGGAGGAGAGACGGGACAATATGTGGAGGAGAGATCGTGTGAGGATTACTAAAGAGTTAGGAACTACATCCAGATAAGGAGGTTCCTGGAGCTGAAAGTAGATGATGGACTAATATCAGTGGAAGTGTCAGATGTGTCTGCCCCACTCTTTCTCCTCTCATCTACTTCTGACCACTGTTTACAATAAGCTACTGAGCTAGGAGGATTTCTGTTCAGAGTTGAACATCCCAAAACTTGTCTCCAGCTCTTCTTTAGGCCTCCATTCCTACTGTCCTTCAGCAGGCACTGTGACTTGCTAGGTCTTGCTCGGAGGAGCTGACAGACAGAGATGCATAACATTTTCTCTGGTAAAAAGAGAGATAGGGTCCTTTTTGTGGCCAagcactgccaccagcaggCTCAGCTATGTGTTTGTGCTGTCCTGGTCCAGCAAGCCGCTGCTGAAAGGCTGCAGTGGCTCcatggtgggagcagggaggttggatgGCAAACCACAGCCATCAGCTGTTCTCTGCTCTCTCTAGCTGAGTTCTCCACATACCTCAACTTCTGCCGTTCACTGAGGTTTGATGATAAACCTGACTACTCGTACCTGCGGCAACTCTTCCGCAACCTCTTCCACCGCCAAGGCTTCTCCTATGACTACGTCTTTGACTGGAACATGCTTAAATTTGTGAGTGTGTTTGGCAAAAGGGCTGCACCAGGGATGGTTTGTATCATGGAGATGGGGGAGGAAGGTTGGAAACTGCCTGCTGTCTGTGCTTAGCCCTGGTGAACAGCCTGAGCAAAGGGACCAAGGCAGAGTGAAAGAGGCAGAATTGTTTGGTGTATAACTAACTAGGGGCATCATTTCTGTTGTATTAGTGAGTGTATCTGATGGAGCACTTGTGTCAGTAAATCTATACGTAGAGGTAGGGAGAGAGCTAAATTTGGAGCTGGGACACAGATGTGGAGTGCAATAACAGTTTTAGTTCGTATGCtttcttatttgttttgttttggaataGAATGAGGTCTTGGTGCAAGGGAAGGTGGTGGGGGGAGTTTGGGGGATGGAGCTCCACTTCCTTGGCATGATGGAGCACCGTGTGTTTTCTGtccggggctgctgctgtctctcctGCCTGACAGCCATATGTGGTGTGGGGGTTTCTCTACTCAGGGAGCAGCCCGGAACCCTGAGGATATGGATCGGGAGCGGCGAGAGCATGAGCGGGAGGAGAGGATGGGGCAACTCCGAGGGTCAGCCACGCGAGCGCTGCCCCCTGGCCCACCTGCCGGAGCCACTGCCAACCGTCTTCGCAATGTCACCGAGCCCATGGCCTCCACCCCCACCTCCCGAATCCAGCAGTCCGGTGAGGGGGGCgggagagctgggggagggTGCCACCTCTGTTGTTGGCTGGAAACCAAAGCTATTGACTGATATTCTTGTCTCGACATTTCTCTGCCCCAACAGGCAACACGTCCCCCAGAGCAATCTCAAGAGTGGACAGAGAGCGGAAGGTCAGCATGAGGTTACACCGAGGAGCTCCTGCCAACGTCTCCTCATCTGACCTCACAGGGCGGCAAGAAGTGTCACGGATTTCAGCATCACAGGTGAGTTCCTGCTGAAGTGTTCCTGGCCTTGGCATGGATGCCCCAAGTCTACACGCCCCAAAGCAGTTTTTGCCGATTTGCTGGAGCTGACATGAGCTGAAAACTTCTGGTGTGGCGAGGGGAGTGGTACCAAGTTACACTCTTGCTCTTCTGTTATGTATTTTCTGGAGGCTATGCTGAGTACTGCCATTTTAGCTCTCTGCTTTGCTTGGAGTAAGCCTTTATCTTGCTGTCTTCCAGACCACAGCACAGTGGTTTGGAGAAGCAAAGCAGTAAACTCTTGAGAGGGAGGGTGTTCCGAGAGAAACATGCAGCAGCCTCTCTGTTTTGGTgtcttttttgctttattttccctctccagcccttagcaacagttcctttttttttttttttttgtagacaAGTGTGCCATTTGATCACCTTGGGAAGTGAGGAGCAATTGCCACTGGACCAGTGTTTGCTTAGGTGAGCCTGTACTCATGCTTGGGAACCACCAAGGAGGGaattgctggggaaaaaaaagcctgaagtTAAGACTTTATGTTTTTATGGGGGATCGGtatatttcctttcctttcaccTTACTTTGAGATGTCTTTTGGCTTCAGGGGGAAGAATAAGGTTGGCTGCCAAAACTTTGAGGGAACAGATTATCCTGGGTGTAAAGGTAGCTTCCAGTTCTCCAAGAGGGATAGGAAGGGTGCAgaaggtgctgggctggggagttAGTTCCTGTTAGTTCCTCATGAATGCTTTTCTGGCAGTGTGACAGTGTTGGGGTGGAGGGTGCTGAGCAGGTAATCAAGTGGGCAAGACTTTGTACAGCAACTGAGTGCCTCTTGGAGGAAACAACAGTAGCTGGACAAGGTAACTCTGAGGGGAGGCAGGAGTGTAGAAGAAAGGGCTGATTTGATTTGTTACACTCCAACTGGCAGTGGAAGTGCTGGGAAGAGCCTTTTACTCCTAACATCTcttgcctttttctctcttttgaatTCTCTTTTTAGTGTcttcactgtatttttcttttaaaaaacaaaaaacccaaaaaacaaacaaaaacctaaaaaagaaaagacaaaaaaaaaccaaacaaaaaaacccaacagaatttctttttgcCAACGATGAGGAGTCGAGCTGTGCCCCTGCGCTGCTGTGAGCCGTTTCCAGAGGGCCACCTGTCCCTGGTGTGAGCGCCTCCGAGGAACTGTCGACGTGGGAGCCGTGTGGGAACAGCTgcgctgctccccagcccctaTTGCTGCCCCCACTGGCTACCCTCAGTTCCCTCTCCTGACTCTCTGCTCCTGGTtttgatttctctctcttttttttttttttccttcttcttggCTGTCCTCtcctgctttaatttttctttttaaattgttttcaaatcATATGGTTTCTAGCCATATAAATTTAAACtttgctctcctttttttctgagggcAGGGGTTGGTGGTGGGTGGgtgaggtatttttttttggtcttttttgttttgttcttttcaggaGCCTTGTGGGCAGGAGGGAATCAGATTCCAGCCACACTTGATGGTAGAAgtctgatttttattattataacagaatttattttctcaagcattaaacacattttaagcTGTGAGGGGGAATTGTGGCAACAGCCTAATCATTGACTTGGGCTTCCTTTCCTTGGGTGGCTtctctgcagtttcttttttgGCTCTTGGGAGAAGTGCCAGCCTTCCCTGATCCAAGTGGTCCTCACACACTGAGGGATCTCTTTGGAGAGGCACCTGGTCCCATGGAGGATGGGATTGTTGGAGCTGACATACGGGGAGAAATATACTTCTCATCCCtgcagtgggttttgtttttttttttttttgtctggctGTGcgtgtttttctatttttattttttaattaaaacttgtTTTAATTCCTGCGGAGAGAGTGTGGGACTTGAGGAGAAGAGAGGGGCGCACAGAAACTGGAGTTTGGAGTTCTTTCAGAGCGATGGTTCTTGCTCTCTCCTCATGCAACCCCAAGTAAGATCCACCAATACATGCACaatcccctcctgccctctcccacCTGTCTCCCCCCCCTCTTCCCCCCCACTTTagttgttttttaatataatttaggAATACTCAAGCTGCTTTGTGGCACTTGGGGCTTTGAAACACAATGATCACCACTGCGACCTATGGCCTGTAGCAGACACACTGTCACTGTAGTGTGGAGCCGATGGGTTGTTGGCAGGGCGGGGAGGGTGGGGTTagtctttgttttgtttgtttttacccTTTCTATTtaacactttatttttcctccctgtttttttcctaatttatttaCCCCTCTTactgtctctctcttttttttaattaaagagcaaaactttttattactttgtaatttaaaaaaacaaaaaaaaacctgaagaactttgggggggattttgtacttttttcctgtgtaaatATTGGACTTTTTTGAGCTTTATCGTGGTTGTTAATTTGAAGTAATAAAGTAGAAAATGATAAAGTGACGCCAGCATCTGtcatttcttcctttaatgGCCCTGGCATCTTTGCTGGGAGTCGCATCTTACACACAGGAGGCATTGTCTTGCAGCTGAACCTGTTTCTGAATTCCAGGAACAAGTTTGATCAgaattactggaaaaaaaaggcacaaggACCGGGGTGCCTAAAAATAAGCCTGAGCTGATCTCTGCAGTTGCAGCCTTGGAACAGGCGAGAGTTATGTGAAATCTGATTCAGGATCTCTCGGTTCCTGGATCTGAGCCTCTGGCATCCCATGTGTCTGGCCttgaggaggagaaagggatGGGCCTTTCCACGCCCTTGGCTTTGGGTGTGCACTGTCTTCAACAGAGGTGGACCCtggattttgtggtttttgccTTCTTCAAACTTCAGTCCTGAAGGAGAGGGGCGCAGAGCATTGACAACAGCACGGTGCCTGATGCAAACAGGCTGAACTCTCTGTGGCGTGGCACCTGCTGCTTTGGTGCCTGCAGTGgtgtggtttgtttgggtttctcCTCCTTTGCTTGTCTGACCAGTCTGGCAGtaaaattctaaattttaatACGGATTGATTTCTAAATTGCTGTTCCTGTAGTTACACATCCCTGCATTATCCTAATGAGAGGCCTGTTTCTTCCAGGCTCTATCAAACCCTTGAAACTTAATGTCAGAAACACCTGCTGGGAATAAATGATGGATCTTGATGACTTTGCAAATTCTTTCCAAGCCTATTTTTTGCCAGCTGTCCAGGAAGAGCTGGTCCTTTGTTTCCCTGCTGCATGGGTcttccagctccagggatgAGTGTAGGAGGGACAGGAAGAGGAAGGTAGTTCCAGGGACATGGGGTATGGGGTATTCTGCTGTTCCCTCTATCCTGCATTTGCCCTGCCACCATTTTGAGGGTGTTTTTGCAGGATCAGAATGAAACTGGACTATTTCCGTTGCAAATCCTCTTTTCTGTGAGAAAGGGGAACGTGTCCTGTGTATGGGACAGCACTGCCCTCCCTGTAGCGTggtggaagcagcagagctgtggtctGGCAGGGTCCAGGAGCTATGGGGGTGTTTGGGGCAGGAGTTCTGGCCTGGGACAAAATGGAAATGCGCTGCCATTTTGGGGCATGTGTGGTAGCAGCTCCGTGTCTGCTTCAAGATGGGCCAGGGGCCTTCCaatgcagcaggagaaaaagagaaaatcatcAACCCTATCGCGGGTAGGATGTCGCCTCCTTTTGCTAACACAGTCGTATTAAACGTTCTAGGGTGTGGtgcatttgctttctttcttcgTTCggcttttgtggttttggtttgctgtttttggtttttttttttagacttgGAGTGCCTTGTTCAGACTTGAGTAGAGGCACGTAGACTTCCAACACCGCTCTGTGAATTTGTTTCACTCGGGGGTCGGGGGAAATCGGCGCTGAGGTCGGGTGGAAATCTGCCTGGGGGAGGCTCTTCCTGAGGCCGGTCCTGCCTTGAGGCGCCCGGGCGGGCGGGAAGAGCTGCGGGCCCGCCCGTGTGCCCGGCCCGAGACGCGCATGCCTCCGCCCGCCGCTGCCCCTTTAAGAGAGGAGCGGTGACGTCACCCTGTTCCCCCTCCCCCGCGGGCAGTGGGCGGCGCGCGCGGTGCCGTGCGCAGGCGCGGAgggagggccgggccgggcccggcgtCGCCATGGGCTCCTGAGGCCTCCGCGCCCCCGCGCCGGTGCCGGCGCCGCCCGCGGGGCAGCGGGCAGGGCCCGACCCGACCCCTCCTCGCCCCACCGGGCtgggccgcgcccgcccgcccgctgCATGGTAAGACGTGGcgcgcgggccgggccgggccgggccggagGGGCCGCCCTGGCGCGGGGCTGGCTCGTTGAGGCGCCCACGAACTCACCTTGCGCCCCGCGTCGGCCCGGTGTGGTCGCTATTCCCGCTCCCCCGCAGTTCCTCCTCCCGTTCCCCGGCTTGACCCGCGCTACTCTCCCCCGTCCCCGCTCATCCCTCCGCCCGTTCCTCCCCCGGTGTGCGCccccttctcctcagggctgccccCGCCATTCCCCCTCCGCGCACATTCCTCCCGCGTGGCCTCCAGACCGACGCACACGCCGCCCACCCCCGCGTCTACCCACAGCCTCCCAGCGCAGCCCCCAGAACCTCGCCCCCACCCCCGGTGCAGCCCATCCgattccttcctctccctccttccccacaggctgtccctgctgcagctgttccGCTCTCCCCGTGCATGCACACGCACCAGCGCAGCCCCCTCGTTCCCCAGCGCTGTCACGCTCTTTGGTGCCCTTGGGTGGGTGCCACTGTCCGCACGGGTGTGTCTGGTCCGGGgtgggctgggagctcagcagacTGCAGTAACGCGGTGGGCACCAGGTTTGTGTTTGCTTGGTTTCCTTTGGTTCGGACTGGGTGGACTGACAGCCGCCTCATGGATACGCTGGTGTGTTAGGTGCGTGAGGTAGGTGTGTGAGGTGCCTGCGTTCTCTTGCTCTGTAGGTGAGTTGTGGTGGGTCTTGTTCAGGTGCTCGTGGTGTCTCGGAATCTCAGTTGTTCTGTAAGGGCTGAATTCAGccttggcagctgcagcttgtAGTGGAAGGAGGGCTTTGAAGGAACGCGTGCGGAACTGAGTCCTGATGAATTGTGGAAAGGGACTAGAGTGATTTCAGGGACAGCTCTGTGAAAGCTGCCTGGAACACTCTGAAGCTGTCAAGAGTGGGCGGAGAAGGAGGAGTGGGAAATCTAGAGGAAATCTCCTGCTTACAGAAAGTTTGAAATTGTTCTTGACATGCAAGGAGCTTGAACAGGAATAATTATTGAAGACATAAAGACAGGTTTCCCCAGAGAGAAGACTGTTTACCTCtgttaaagataaaaatagaaGACATTGATCAATAATGGAGCAAAGGCTAATAGAGTGAATAGAAATGGCTTTCctatcctgaaaaaaaaaagaaaacaatcaataaaaatgtaatagaGCATACATCCCACTAACACAGACTTGGCTCTTCTAATACAGCAGTTAACTGTGCCTTTGAATGTGTGTTGCTGGATGTTACCCTTTGGTCTAAGAGCTTAGCAGCCTCCCAAAAAGGAACAGAGATTTCTCTAGAAATGTCCATGGTTTTCAGGTTTCTAATACTAAAGGTTTGTATTTGTGTGATACtgctggcaaaaaaataaactttcataCTTTTAGGATATTGGCTAAATACTAAACAATAAGGGCTTTGGGAGAGCTTTTCTTACGGTGGAGGTATCCCAGAAAGGCCTACTTCAGGCTTTCTTTTCACCATCATCCCTGAGAAAATGGGCTTCAAAGCTGCTCTGGTCTAGGGAAGCAGGTTTTTAGGTCCTTAATACCATCATTCTTAGAGTTGTGCAGTAAACCCTGGGTGGCATGGAAGCAGCAGGTGGGTGCCTCTGcatctggagcaggagggatttGGTCTTGCTGTAAAATGCTTGGGAAGCCTTACTGGTGAAGTCAGCGTTTCTCACCAGCTCAGTGGTGCTGgcagatgtttttctttctgatgcaCTCAGGTCCCTACAATCAGTTCAGAGTACTGAACACGTGGAGCAAGGGGATGAGCCAACCACTCCCAGGCACTGGGCTTTTGGTTTGTCTGTCTCCTTAGGACACGTGGCAGTCAAAGTTCTTAGATAAACTGGTCAGAAAGTGAAGTTCAGTGTGACTGGCTGGTCTGGCATAACAAAAGCATTCTGAGCTGTCTGGTCTCTAACCATTTGACAGAATCCAGCTAGCAATCTGCCTTGTTCTCTGTCAGCTTCTTTGCCTGTTTGCTGGTAGCAGGCTGGGAGGTGAGCTTTGGCAGTTGTGGGGTTAGgattcttttcttctcatgGATAAATGAAgggtgggtgggtttttttcctcgCACAAAATAGCTTCCAAAACACCTCCTTCCCCTCAAAAAAGGTAGTCCCTTTTTCTACCCAGTTCTACTGCTGCATTAAGTCAAGCATCTAATAATCGTGTTTTGGTGTAAGATGACAACCTTTTAATTTCCGTGTGTGGAAGTTATCCTTcattccttctcccttcctgttTTGGTTTCGTTTTTAATTGGCTGATGTTTACACTGAGGGAGATAAATTGTTACCTGCTCCTTCTAGCAGAGGTGCCTGTTTCgttttccagcagctctaaGGATGTCTTTGAGCTCTTGCAGCAGTGTCTGGTGGAAGCAGTGAATTCCTGAGGAGATGTTTGTTGTTTGGTCCTAGCTGCTTCAAGAGCCCAGTGTTGTATTGAATGAAGTTTGAAGTAAAACACGAAGTTTCAAATCAGACTTGCTGATTCTGAAGTGCCGTTGGTATGActcattttctcagtgtttccaGCCTAAAATTGAGGAAACCAAGGAAAGCAGTGAATGTACAGGTTGGTCTGTCTACAATATGATGAGGACAGCACAGCCTCAGAGAGAAATTGCATTTAACCTTTGTACTGTTGAGTTTTCTAGTACAcgcctgctgctggctgcccatGTAACAAAGCAGCTGGGTGTTACTGAGCGGCCCTGGCTGGGGGCAGAAGCTCTTCTCTGCTTTAGAGTTTGTGATTGATTGTGCTTGTCAAGGCCCTGGAAATTTGAGGTGCCGTACAGAATAGCACTGGGTTGGAGTTTTGTGTGCTGCTTTGCCCAGCTGTTTGCTTGGAGCGCTGTGTCTGTTGTGTGCTGTTCTCACTTCTTCCCAGACTCATTGGGGTTTGCTTTCTTGTGGTGGAAGAGTGGTTTCCTGTCAAGACATCACACCCTGCCAGAGTGCTAGGGACTCTGAAAGCAGTTTGACACTGTGATAAGATGGATTGAAACACTTAGCTAAAACAACTGTAAAATATTACAGTGCTTGAGCTGAAAACACCCTTATAGTAAGgaatttgggttattttttttcttcctttccctcatctcccatttttttcctggggtttggtgttttttggtgttttttttggtttggtttttttttttttttttttttttgggttttttttgttgttttgttttgggtttttttgggttttttttgttttgttttgttaccCCCCTGCACGGACTACTTTTGGGGAGAGCAACTGGACttgttttcagagcagcaaTTCCCCTTTTGGAAGGGAAATTCTGCCAGATAAAGCCATGAGTTGCAACCACCCTGCAGGAGTCTCACCTCAGTCTCTCTCTTCTAAGAggaggcaggggctggagtACTTGCTCATAGCCAGGTTCtctctctttaaaaatcagGTCAACCTCCATGGGGTTTTTGTTTCTGGTGGTGTAAGTAACATGACTGGGAAGGCAACAGAGCAAGCTGTGTCCAGGGAAAATACAGTGTATAGGCAAGCTGCTCAGGAGCTTTGCTGTATCTGGGTTTGACCAGGTCTTTATAGCCCCCGAGGGGAATAATTCACAGGAACctgaaaagggaaataaatgacGTTCTACCTGCAGTATTAACCCATACAGTACCTGGATATTTTTCTCCCCACCCTCAAGTCTGTCTCTGTATTGAAAGGATGGAAGGATGGGAATATTGCTATTATTATCTTAAAGTCACAGTGCTTGGGAGTGTGATGATAGTGAAAGGATCTGTTATTTGAGGATGTTGTGTAATGAAGAGTGACCAAGAGCATAGAGAGTTGGTGTCACGGCCTCACATTTTTTGTGTCTAGCCCCAAAGTGTCCATCTCTGCCTGGGTATTTTGTACATGTGGCCCCCAATCAACTCGctagtaaaaaaagaaatctctctgattcagcaaagaaaatgaCTGCAAC
The Motacilla alba alba isolate MOTALB_02 chromosome 1A, Motacilla_alba_V1.0_pri, whole genome shotgun sequence genome window above contains:
- the CSNK1E gene encoding casein kinase I, whose product is MELRVGNKYRLGRKIGSGSFGDIYLGANIATGEEVAIKLECVKTKHPQLHIESKFYKMMQGGVGIPSIKWCGAEGDYNVMVMELLGPSLEDLFNFCSRKFSLKTVLLLADQMISRIEYIHSKNFIHRDVKPDNFLMGLGKKGNLVYIIDFGLAKKYRDARTHQHIPYRENKNLTGTARYASINTHLGIEQSRRDDLESLGYVLMYFNLGSLPWQGLKAATKRQKYERISEKKMSTPIEVLCKGYPSEFSTYLNFCRSLRFDDKPDYSYLRQLFRNLFHRQGFSYDYVFDWNMLKFGAARNPEDMDRERREHEREERMGQLRGSATRALPPGPPAGATANRLRNVTEPMASTPTSRIQQSGNTSPRAISRVDRERKVSMRLHRGAPANVSSSDLTGRQEVSRISASQTSVPFDHLGK